In the Lascolabacillus massiliensis genome, one interval contains:
- a CDS encoding SusC/RagA family TonB-linked outer membrane protein — protein sequence MKKSHSNSKWKGFLFALLWTVSFGLFAQNITVTGSVTDATGMSVIGATVMVENNSSIGTVTDIDGNYTLNNVPSNASLQFSYVGMVTQIIPVNGRNQIDVVMASDTELLDEVVVVGYGTMQKKQVTSSITSLSASDLPKGVGGSSIANALQGKVAGLVMSGNASPNSGNTFQLRGMASINTSRAPLIVIDGMPGGDIRSLAAEEIQSIDVLKDASAGAIYGTRATGGVILVTTKKASTGKLQTNYTSELMFKKAFGKPDLLNAKDYIATYEGAKNDEGHETDWWDEALSDNPTSQRHIITMQGGQETARIFASLMYDQNRGVLRGDEREDYAGRINTDFKLLNGWLDISSHLSYRQAKRNQNKPSIEGIMRANPTQAVRDPNSQTGWNIWTTGDNTEMNEIGEAALKTDEGVDKWFRPDVSLKLNILPVEGLSYQHTFAYENRQWERHYYRSMFSREELRAGRKGWAEMEFSKTELFNTDGYLSYLNEFGPHTVNAVAGYSYFERNGDNFYARNGNFTNDRIMFWNLGEGTRLTEGLAQMGSSKNITERLLAYFMRANYSYNDTYMATASVRREGSSKFAANNRWGNFWSLSAGWRMSNESFLEDVDWLNDLKLRVAYGVTGNEGFSANYAARMYGSDTRWLLPTGNWAMSYGATTNLNRDLGWEEKHEWNVGLDFSVLDNRIYGKIDLYKRNIEGLIYSVEVPQPPNTESSMYKNIGTMNNRGWEVELGANPVRGRNWNYNTSLNLTHNRTFIGSLWGDQTYINGDYINNWVEYAHRIEENVEVGSYFMYRYAGVSEGRFQIYDKDDNIIFSDDGTVDDRVYQKNFTPTVMAGWTHNLGYKNWDFNMTLTSWIDFDIYNAIELEYGLRNVAQGNMIYDAIEKNGHITGRPSPSDYFLYDGTFLKIQNLSLGYTLALRKYTDMLNSIRFYFTGDNVYTFTKYPGLNPEVDITGWDAGIERKGNIYPQTRTFTFGLQLNF from the coding sequence ATGAAAAAATCACATTCAAATTCCAAATGGAAAGGATTTCTGTTTGCCTTATTGTGGACAGTATCCTTTGGGTTATTTGCCCAAAACATTACGGTAACTGGATCTGTAACTGATGCAACAGGTATGTCAGTTATCGGTGCAACCGTTATGGTGGAAAACAATTCCAGTATCGGTACTGTTACCGATATTGATGGAAACTACACCTTAAATAATGTTCCATCTAACGCATCGCTGCAGTTCAGCTATGTTGGAATGGTAACACAAATCATTCCTGTTAACGGACGCAATCAAATTGATGTCGTTATGGCATCTGATACTGAGTTGCTTGACGAAGTAGTTGTAGTTGGTTATGGAACAATGCAGAAAAAACAGGTTACAAGTTCTATTACCTCACTCTCTGCAAGCGATCTGCCAAAAGGTGTGGGTGGTTCTTCAATTGCCAATGCGTTGCAGGGAAAGGTTGCCGGATTGGTTATGTCCGGCAATGCAAGTCCTAACTCCGGAAACACTTTCCAGTTGCGTGGTATGGCTTCAATTAACACATCACGTGCACCGCTTATTGTTATAGACGGAATGCCGGGTGGAGATATTCGTTCTCTTGCAGCTGAAGAGATCCAGTCAATCGATGTATTGAAAGACGCTTCTGCAGGTGCAATCTATGGTACAAGAGCAACAGGTGGTGTTATTTTAGTTACTACCAAGAAAGCTTCTACAGGTAAACTTCAAACAAATTACACCAGCGAGTTAATGTTTAAAAAAGCATTCGGTAAACCTGATCTTCTTAATGCAAAAGATTATATTGCAACTTACGAAGGTGCAAAGAATGACGAAGGACATGAAACCGACTGGTGGGATGAAGCTTTGAGTGACAACCCAACTTCTCAGAGACATATAATTACTATGCAGGGAGGCCAGGAAACAGCACGTATATTTGCATCTTTGATGTATGACCAGAACAGAGGTGTACTCAGAGGTGACGAACGTGAAGACTATGCTGGTCGTATCAACACTGATTTCAAATTGCTTAACGGATGGCTTGATATTTCTTCACACTTAAGCTACAGACAGGCAAAACGTAATCAGAACAAACCTTCAATAGAAGGTATCATGCGTGCCAATCCTACACAGGCAGTTCGCGACCCAAACAGCCAGACCGGATGGAATATCTGGACAACTGGTGACAATACCGAAATGAACGAAATTGGTGAAGCAGCTCTTAAAACAGACGAAGGGGTGGATAAATGGTTCCGTCCTGATGTATCACTTAAATTGAACATCCTCCCTGTTGAAGGTCTTTCATATCAGCATACATTTGCTTATGAAAACAGACAGTGGGAAAGACATTACTACCGCTCAATGTTCTCTCGTGAAGAGCTCAGAGCAGGTCGCAAAGGCTGGGCTGAAATGGAGTTCAGTAAAACCGAACTATTTAATACCGACGGTTACCTGTCATATCTTAATGAGTTTGGACCACACACTGTAAATGCAGTTGCAGGTTATAGCTATTTCGAAAGAAATGGAGACAACTTCTATGCACGTAACGGTAACTTCACTAACGACCGTATTATGTTCTGGAACCTTGGCGAAGGAACAAGATTAACTGAAGGTCTTGCACAAATGGGTTCATCAAAGAATATTACTGAGCGTCTATTGGCCTATTTCATGCGTGCAAACTACTCATACAATGATACTTATATGGCCACTGCATCTGTTCGCCGCGAAGGTTCAAGTAAATTTGCAGCAAACAACAGATGGGGTAACTTCTGGTCACTATCTGCAGGATGGCGTATGTCAAACGAAAGCTTCCTTGAAGATGTAGACTGGCTAAACGACCTGAAACTTCGTGTTGCTTATGGTGTCACAGGTAACGAAGGGTTCTCTGCTAACTATGCAGCAAGAATGTATGGTTCAGACACAAGATGGTTATTACCTACTGGAAACTGGGCAATGAGTTATGGTGCAACAACCAATCTTAACAGAGACTTAGGTTGGGAAGAAAAGCATGAGTGGAACGTTGGTCTCGACTTCTCTGTACTTGATAACAGAATTTATGGTAAAATTGATTTATACAAACGTAATATCGAAGGCTTGATATATAGTGTAGAGGTACCACAACCACCTAATACAGAATCAAGCATGTATAAAAACATCGGTACAATGAACAACCGTGGTTGGGAAGTTGAACTTGGTGCAAACCCTGTAAGAGGAAGAAACTGGAACTACAATACATCATTGAATTTAACTCACAACAGAACTTTCATCGGTTCTCTATGGGGTGATCAGACATACATCAATGGTGATTATATCAACAACTGGGTTGAATATGCTCACAGAATTGAAGAAAACGTAGAGGTAGGAAGCTATTTCATGTATCGTTATGCAGGAGTTAGTGAAGGAAGATTCCAGATCTATGATAAAGATGATAATATTATCTTCTCTGACGATGGTACAGTTGATGACCGCGTTTATCAGAAAAACTTCACTCCTACTGTAATGGCAGGTTGGACCCACAACTTAGGCTATAAAAACTGGGACTTCAACATGACTCTTACAAGCTGGATTGATTTCGATATTTATAACGCAATCGAACTTGAGTATGGTTTAAGAAACGTTGCACAGGGTAATATGATTTACGATGCAATCGAAAAGAACGGACATATTACCGGTCGTCCTTCTCCAAGTGATTATTTCCTTTATGATGGAACCTTCCTTAAGATTCAGAACCTGTCATTAGGTTATACACTTGCGTTGAGAAAGTATACTGATATGCTCAATTCTATCAGATTCTACTTCACAGGAGATAATGTATATACCTTCACTAAATACCCTGGTTTAAATCCCGAAGTTGACATAACAGGCTGGGATGCCGGTATCGAAAGAAAAGGGAATATCTATCCACAAACCAGAACATTCACTTTTGGTCTTCAGTTAAACTTCTAA
- a CDS encoding RagB/SusD family nutrient uptake outer membrane protein, translating to MKKYKLLIIILAVVGISSVFKSCEVEPTYYSQSTPELFFDTQEKVYQRMGRAFTHWAWCMADNQAHSNFIMLQEFTTDEMLVPSRYNDWYDGGNYLRMYHHDFTPTTPGVYDAWRAFSMGVAQAWSAKDDIDQYVDFDALGFPEGSREAVLMQLQTLSAFFYWFGLDMFGGVPLYTSTQGDIKPRATDVETFEFIDSLLTEAIPQLPKKTVLGAQETGAINQAAAALLKARLYFNAESYIRKDMYAEAAAICQDIIDGKYGTYALENEWTNIFGFDNDRSTEIIWSVPSQNAISERSTGPHSNHYGMGEYWSNGEIGNRNNGYCLVPSLDVEGKSYLYGSDNPSSKGTYRLGSPFAKFHEDDVRKQLNAYEGEGKWRGMFYFGEMINPVTGAACHGGNRQVKPNEVLVLVDQIARITPQAGAEVDHGKEGARWGEEASGVRLAKFSPTPWLTEKTLKGNPDIPVFRLAEAYYMLAECKLRAGDKAAAASLINTVRERYFPEGDPDPVTASNLDEWRMLDEWMIEFIGEGRRRTDLIRWNKYTTESWWDKPADGPGKAHYNRFPIPIQAMGSNHLIEQNPGYDTEQ from the coding sequence ATGAAAAAGTACAAATTATTAATAATAATATTAGCAGTAGTCGGTATCTCTTCCGTATTCAAATCATGCGAAGTAGAACCTACTTACTATTCGCAATCAACACCTGAATTGTTCTTTGACACGCAAGAAAAGGTGTACCAAAGAATGGGACGCGCTTTCACTCACTGGGCATGGTGTATGGCCGATAATCAGGCACACTCAAATTTTATAATGCTTCAGGAGTTCACTACAGATGAAATGTTGGTACCATCACGTTATAATGACTGGTATGATGGAGGTAACTATTTAAGAATGTATCACCACGATTTTACTCCTACTACTCCCGGTGTATATGATGCATGGAGAGCATTCTCAATGGGTGTGGCTCAGGCATGGAGTGCCAAGGATGATATCGATCAGTATGTTGATTTCGATGCTCTCGGATTCCCAGAAGGCAGCCGTGAAGCTGTATTGATGCAACTGCAGACATTATCTGCATTTTTCTACTGGTTCGGACTTGATATGTTTGGTGGTGTACCTCTTTATACTTCCACACAGGGAGATATTAAGCCACGTGCAACAGATGTTGAAACATTCGAATTCATCGATAGTCTTCTTACAGAAGCAATTCCACAGTTGCCTAAGAAAACTGTTCTTGGAGCACAGGAAACAGGTGCTATCAATCAGGCAGCAGCAGCTCTTTTAAAAGCTCGTCTCTATTTCAATGCAGAATCATACATCAGAAAAGATATGTATGCTGAAGCAGCAGCAATCTGTCAGGATATCATTGATGGAAAGTATGGCACTTATGCATTGGAAAATGAATGGACAAATATCTTCGGATTTGATAACGACCGTTCAACAGAGATAATCTGGTCTGTACCAAGTCAGAATGCAATCAGCGAAAGAAGTACCGGTCCACACTCCAATCACTACGGAATGGGCGAATACTGGAGCAATGGAGAGATTGGAAACAGAAACAATGGTTACTGTCTCGTACCATCACTCGACGTAGAAGGCAAATCATATTTATATGGAAGCGACAATCCAAGTTCAAAAGGCACATACCGCCTGGGAAGTCCTTTTGCCAAGTTCCACGAAGATGATGTTCGCAAACAGCTAAATGCATACGAAGGAGAAGGCAAATGGCGCGGTATGTTCTATTTTGGAGAGATGATCAACCCTGTAACAGGTGCTGCATGTCATGGAGGAAACCGTCAGGTTAAACCTAATGAAGTATTGGTACTTGTTGACCAGATTGCACGTATCACCCCACAGGCAGGAGCTGAAGTAGACCATGGAAAAGAAGGTGCACGCTGGGGAGAAGAGGCATCAGGTGTACGTCTGGCTAAGTTCTCACCAACTCCATGGTTAACAGAGAAAACATTAAAGGGTAATCCTGATATACCTGTATTCAGACTTGCAGAAGCTTACTATATGTTAGCAGAATGCAAATTACGTGCAGGTGACAAAGCTGCTGCAGCTAGTTTAATTAACACAGTACGCGAACGCTACTTCCCGGAAGGAGATCCGGATCCTGTAACTGCAAGCAACCTTGACGAATGGAGAATGCTGGATGAGTGGATGATTGAATTCATTGGCGAAGGTCGTCGTCGTACAGACCTTATCCGCTGGAACAAATACACTACCGAATCATGGTGGGATAAACCAGCCGACGGACCAGGTAAAGCTCACTACAACCGCTTCCCAATTCCAATTCAGGCAATGGGTAGTAACCACCTGATTGAACAGAACCCAGGATATGATACTGAGCAATAA
- a CDS encoding alpha/beta hydrolase has protein sequence MKHTLFLFLFLVGTMSLLSQEKEILLFPNGAPGENVKLKQVDDASGNKVAGCPVLRVGNVSEPTLTFYPAPVDNNSGVTIIVNPGGGYNILAYNLEGTEICKRFNSYGVNCVLVKYRVPRREGLEKHEAPLQDVQRAIAYTRSHAKEWNINSDKIGVLGFSAGAHLSAVASTNYSSRTYPRIDSYDDVSLRPDFTVLVYPAYLSADNFKISPELKVDSNTPPTILIQTQDDKSFIDSSLFYYYALKQANVPAAMHLYPSGGHGYGARNTGHTVNEWPHRVLSWLRDIKMIE, from the coding sequence ATGAAACATACACTATTTTTATTTTTATTCTTAGTTGGAACTATGAGTTTACTATCTCAGGAGAAAGAAATATTGCTGTTCCCAAATGGTGCACCGGGAGAGAATGTGAAGCTTAAACAGGTGGATGATGCCTCTGGCAATAAAGTTGCAGGTTGTCCTGTTTTGCGTGTTGGTAATGTGAGTGAGCCTACATTAACTTTCTATCCGGCTCCAGTGGACAATAATTCAGGTGTGACGATTATTGTTAACCCGGGTGGTGGATATAATATTTTGGCATATAATCTTGAGGGAACTGAGATATGTAAGAGGTTTAACAGCTATGGAGTTAACTGTGTGCTTGTGAAGTATCGTGTGCCTCGCCGTGAGGGACTGGAGAAGCATGAGGCTCCACTGCAGGATGTTCAGAGGGCAATTGCTTATACTCGCTCGCATGCTAAGGAGTGGAATATAAATTCGGATAAGATAGGTGTATTGGGCTTCTCTGCAGGGGCTCATTTGTCGGCTGTGGCAAGCACAAACTACAGCAGTCGCACTTACCCGAGAATCGACTCTTATGATGATGTCAGCCTGCGACCTGATTTTACTGTTTTGGTGTATCCTGCATATCTTTCAGCAGATAATTTTAAAATCTCGCCAGAACTTAAAGTGGATTCAAATACCCCTCCAACTATCCTGATACAGACACAAGATGATAAAAGTTTTATTGATAGTAGCTTGTTTTACTACTATGCTCTGAAGCAGGCAAACGTGCCTGCTGCAATGCATTTGTACCCTTCGGGTGGTCATGGCTATGGAGCAAGAAATACCGGCCATACAGTAAATGAATGGCCTCACAGAGTTTTATCTTGGCTGAGAGATATTAAGATGATTGAGTAG
- a CDS encoding DUF3307 domain-containing protein, whose product MIIIIKLLLAHFIGDFIIQPNAWVAEKERIKAKSLKLYLHGLIHGLLVLLVLWDLSYWFLALLVMVSHIIIDSIKLYAQKDSNRPGWFLTDQVLHIITIFVLWILFFKPDLNIISWFENSDIWIYASAIVFLTYVSAILIRELMSKWTEALSDSIEESLSNAGKYIGMLERLLVFIFIVSGHWEGIGFLLAAKSVFRFGDLKESKDRKLTEYILIGTLVSFSIALAVGLLVMELIKLV is encoded by the coding sequence ATGATTATAATAATAAAGCTCTTGCTGGCTCATTTTATAGGGGATTTTATTATTCAGCCTAATGCTTGGGTTGCAGAAAAAGAGCGTATTAAGGCGAAGTCTCTGAAGCTTTATCTGCATGGTTTGATACATGGATTGCTGGTCTTGCTGGTACTTTGGGATTTAAGCTATTGGTTTCTAGCCCTGTTGGTGATGGTTTCGCATATTATTATTGATTCCATAAAGTTGTATGCTCAGAAAGATAGTAACAGACCCGGATGGTTCTTAACAGATCAAGTTTTACATATAATCACTATTTTTGTTCTTTGGATTTTATTCTTTAAACCTGATTTGAATATTATATCATGGTTTGAGAATAGTGATATCTGGATCTATGCATCTGCAATTGTATTCCTGACCTATGTTTCTGCTATTCTGATCAGAGAACTGATGTCTAAATGGACAGAGGCATTGAGTGATAGCATTGAGGAGTCGCTGAGTAATGCCGGTAAATACATTGGTATGCTGGAACGTCTTCTCGTTTTTATATTCATTGTATCTGGTCATTGGGAAGGAATTGGGTTTCTACTGGCAGCAAAATCGGTATTCCGCTTTGGTGATTTAAAAGAGTCGAAAGATAGAAAACTGACTGAATACATTTTGATTGGTACGTTGGTTAGTTTTAGTATTGCATTAGCAGTGGGACTCTTGGTGATGGAGCTTATTAAATTGGTATAA